The following are encoded in a window of Leptodactylus fuscus isolate aLepFus1 chromosome 9, aLepFus1.hap2, whole genome shotgun sequence genomic DNA:
- the RBM15B gene encoding putative RNA-binding protein 15B gives MSDHALCPAPPDDVTRSPSRLIVEDGGRGVSAVSQHGKTGSSMKRQSERRESSPGRAKRARERREEAGSGHHKSSGRRERPNQAGASSSSSSRRPRDNPPPRPLLLPSQADVPEYKTLLISNLGSALPEPLLEDWLFRHFQRFGEISVKLSHTPDLGRVAYINFRRPAEARQARHAKLRPLLYDRPLLVEPVFTQQPSRPLPLSSATLPAPRHLLLPPALSSSSSTTASAEAYYQSLYEERARGATANDDSEQLAPEDDHRATRNLFIGNLDHNVSEADLRRAFDKYGPIEEVVIKRPARGQGAAYAFLKFQNLDMAHRAKLAMSGRLLGRNAMKIGYGKANPSTRLWVGGLGPNTSLAALAREFDRFGSIRTVDYVKGDSFAYIQYESLDAAQAACTQMRGFPLGDRRLRVDFAKVTPEEAAAAAVSRYTPIQPTPYPLPLSYELLQTEAYSRHRAALEPDLRVRDRTPPHLLYSDRERPFVEAGWLNSERRSAGQGARSRSGDRGGGGSSSSKSREERRRRRSLSGDRGRSRVERSPDRPRRDLSDREPSTPPSPPHNHRTPAQDKPRPPTPEPPQPRRNHHPRPPEPPAERPSSPVVEKGRTLPPVWCGHLVLKNSCFPTYLHFLEGDRDVPAALLRDRTAPGAGSLTQLKIAQRLRLDQPKLEEVTRRVRQGTTGGYAVLVAIQAPQNEGVMPGEPGLQRRLLRNLVSYLKQKQAAGVISLPVGASSKGRDPSGMLYAFPPCDFHQLYQQSAQRVVGKLEENMIIVLVKDNA, from the coding sequence ATGTCGGACCACGCCCTGTGCCCGGCGCCCCCTGATGACGTCACACGTTCTCCCTCTCGACTCATTGTGGAAGATGGCGGCCGCGGAGTGAGCGCGGTTTCCCAGCACGGCAAGACCGGGAGCAGCATGAAGCGGCAGAGCGAGCGGCGAGAGTCCAGTCCCGGCCGCGCTAAGCGGGCCCGAGAGCGGAGGGAGGAGGCCGGCAGCGGACACCACAAGAGCTCGGGTAGGCGGGAGAGGCCCAACCAGGCCGGGGCCTCCTCGTCATCGTCCTCCCGGCGGCCCCGCGACAATCCTCCTCCCCGGCCGCTGCTCCTCCCCAGCCAGGCCGATGTGCCGGAGTACAAGACGCTGCTGATCAGTAACCTGGGCTCGGCGCTGCCGGAGCCGCTGCTGGAGGACTGGCTCTTCCGACACTTCCAGCGCTTCGGGGAGATCAGCGTGAAACTGTCGCACACCCCGGACCTGGGCCGAGTGGCCTACATCAACTTCCGGCGGCCGGCAGAGGCCAGACAAGCCCGACACGCCAAGCTGCGGCCCCTGCTGTatgaccgccccctgctggtggagcCTGTATTTACCCAGCAGCCCAGCCGACCCCTGCCCCTCAGCAGCGCCACCCTGCCGGCCCCCCGACACCTGCTGCTGCCCCCGGCCCTCAGCTCCTCCAGCAGCACCACCGCCTCCGCTGAGGCCTACTACCAGAGCCTGTATGAGGAGAGGGCCCGCGGGGCCACCGCCAACGATGACAGTGAGCAACTGGCCCCCGAGGACGACCACCGAGCCACCCGCAACCTGTTCATCGGGAACCTGGACCACAACGTGTCCGAGGCCGACCTGCGCCGAGCCTTCGACAAGTACGGCCCCATCGAGGAGGTTGTCATCAAGCGCCCTGCCCGGGGCCAAGGGGCCGCCTACGCCTTCCTCAAGTTCCAGAACCTGGACATGGCACATCGGGCAAAGCTGGCAATGAGCGGCCGCCTGCTAGGGAGAAACGCCATGAAAATCGGATATGGCAAAGCCAACCCCAGCACAAGGCTCTGGGTGGGGGGTCTGGGCCCCAACACCTCCCTGGCTGCCCTCGCCCGAGAGTTTGACCGCTTTGGGAGTATCCGCACTGTGGACTATGTGAAGGGCGACAGCTTCGCCTACATCCAGTACGAAAGCTTGGACGCTGCCCAGGCCGCCTGCACCCAGATGAGGGGGTTCCCCCTCGGGGACCGCCGGCTGCGCGTGGACTTTGCAAAAGTGACACCCGAGGAAGCGGCAGCCGCGGCGGTCTCTCGCTATACGCCCATCCAGCCCACTCCATACCCCCTGCCTCTGTCCTACGAGCTTCTACAGACTGAGGCCTACAGCCGCCATCGGGCAGCGCTGGAGCCCGACCTACGGGTCAGAGACCGCACTCCCCCGCACCTTCTCTACTCTGACCGAGAGCGGCCCTTCGTGGAGGCGGGCTGGCTGAACTCTGAGCGGCGCAGCGCTGGGCAAGGCGCCCGCAGCCGCAGTGGAgaccgaggaggaggaggaagcagcAGCTCCAAGAGCAGAGAGGAGCGGCGGCGCCGGCGCAGCTTGTCCGGTGACAGAGGGAGGAGCAGAGTGGAGCGCAGTCCGGACCGTCCCAGGAGGGACCTGTCTGACCGAGAGCCAAGCACCCCTCCATCACCACCCCATAACCACCGTACCCCAGCACAGGACAAGCCCCGGCCCCCAACTCCTGAGCCCCCCCAGCCCAGGAGGAATCACCACCCGAGACCCCCAGAGCCCCCTGCAGAGAGACCCTCCTCACCAGTGGTGGAGAAAGGTCGGACGCTGCCGCCTGTGTGGTGCGGTCACCTGGTACTGAAGAACAGCTGTTTTCCTACCTACCTTCACTTCTTGGAAGGTGACCGCGATGTGCCCGCTGCCCTCCTCAGAGACCGCACAGCCCCCGGAGCGGGCAGCCTGACACAGCTCAAAATTGCTCAGAGACTCCGGCTTGACCAGCCTAAACTAGAGGAGGTAACCCGCCGGGTGAGGCAGGGCACCACGGGAGGCTATGCTGTACTTGTCGCCATCCAGGCCCCTCAGAACGAAGGGGTGATGCCCGGGGAGCCCGGATTACAGCGCCGCCTGCTCAGGAACCTGGTCTCCTACCTAAAACAAAAGCAGGCGGCCGGGGTCATCAGCCTCCCTGTGGGGGCCAGCAGCAAGGGCAGGGACCCCTCGGGCATGCTCTACGCCTTCCCCCCCTGTGACTTCCACCAGCTGTACCAGCAGAGCGCCCAGCGAGTTGTGGGCAAACTAGAGGAGAACATGATTATTGTGCTGGTCAAAGACAATGCCTGA
- the DCAF1 gene encoding DDB1- and CUL4-associated factor 1: MASTGTHIDSKAELTSLLEQWETGHGGGQDMVPILTRMSELIEKETEEYRKGDPDPFDDRHPGRANPECMLGHLLRILFKNDDFMNALVNAYVMTSREPPLNTAACRLLLDIMPGLETAVVFQEKEGIVENLFKWAREAEQPLRTYAIGLLGGAMENQDIAANYRDENSQMVALVLRRLRELQSKESCNKQDNKRPSPRKPLGEPLLPLDEEAVDMDYGENSLDTRPKPETIDLSFQAEASPGLGVLVNSDGTGPPRRTKPDMETHRKVKQKLSFAESERAPSELSNSSWSEMSVWVIGTNYSLFPLTAAIEQRLILQYLTPLGEYQELLPIFMQMGSRELMMYYIDLKRTNDVLLTFEALKHLASLLLHNKFAAEFVAHGGVQKLLEIPRPSMAATGVSMCLYYLSYNQDAMERVCMHPHKVLADVVSYTLWLMECSHASGCCHATMFFSICFSFRAVLELFDNQDGLRRLVNLISTLEILNLEDQGALLSDDEIFASRQTGKHTCMALRRYFEAHLAIKVEQVKQSLQRTEGGLPIHPPPPYKACTYTREQIVEMMEYLIAFGPSQLYWEPAEVFLKLSCVQLLLQLISIACSWKTYYARNDTVRYALDVLAILTVVPKIQLQLSESVDVLDEAGSTVSTVGMSIVLGVAEGEFFTHDAEIQKSALQIIINCVCAPETRISSICKYVSGTPRRRTPMSQSFQSHGRGGSGEPTLAKMWNVVQSNNGIKVLLSLLSVKMPITDADQIRALSCKALVGLSRSTSVRQIISKLPLFSSGQIQQLMKEPILQDKRSEHVRFCKFAAELIERVSGKPLLMGSDVSLARLQKADVVAQSRISFPEKELLLLIRNHLISKGLQETATALTREADLPMTAASHSASFLPAAAAQPPATSSPVALPRTPRIPARLSTSSMCTHPPARSQLPPQLSSPAPPSTGSPIIGRICFVRERQSPCNGKKSRILRQKSDHGAYSQSPAIRKQLERHVPSPPTLDSIMTEYLREQHARCKNPVAICPPFSLFNPHQCPEPKQRRQAPTNCTSRLTRRAAFPKYGGVDGGCFDRHLIFGRFRPISVFREANEDESGFTCCAFSARERFLMLGTCTGQLKLYNVFSGQEEASYNCHNSAITHLEPSRDGSLLLTAATWSQPLSALWGMKSVFDMKHSFTEDHYVEFSKLSQDRVIGTKEDVAHIYDIQTGQKLLTLYNPDLANNYKRNCATFNPTDDLVLNDGVLWDVRSAQAIHKFDKFNMNISGVFHPNGLEVIVNTEIWDLRTFHLLHTVPDLDQCRVVFNNTGTVMYGAMLQADDEDDLLEERMKSPFGSSFRTFNATDYKPIATIDVKRNIFDLCTDTKDCYLAVIENQGTMDSLNMDTVCRLYEVGRQRLAEDEDEEDDQEEEEQEDEEDDDDDDDSDDLGPLLDAELEEEEEAGEQAGEDGENDFSPSDDEELANLLEDEEDDGEDGDEDGHDEDSDIDPEVEMILGDSDSSDNSDLEDDIILALNE; the protein is encoded by the exons ATGGCTTCCACTGGGACTCACATTGACTCCAAAGCAGAGCTGACCTCCCTGTTGGAGCAGTGGGAGACAGGACATGGCGGTGGGCAGGACATGGTTCCCATATTAACCAG GATGTCAGAACTGATTGAGAAGGAGACAGAAGAATATCGTAAGGGTGACCCGGACCCCTTTGATGACAGACACCCAG GTCGAGCAAACCCTGAGTGCATGCTGGGACATCTTCTGCGTATTCTTTTCAAGAACGACGACTTCATGAATGCT CTGGTTAATGCTTACGTCATGACAAGCCGCGAGCCTCCACTTAACACAGCCGCCTGCCGACTATTACTGGACATAATGCCAGGTCTTGAGACCGCCGTTGTGTTCCAGGAGAAG GAAGGAATTGTGGAAAACCTATTCAAGTGGGCACGGGAAGCCGAGCAGCCCCTCCGAACCTACGCCATCGGATTGCTGGGGGGAGCCATGGAGAACCAAGATATTGCTGCAAATTATCGTGATGAGAACTCGCAGATG GTCGCACTTGTTCTGCGCAGACTTCGTGAACTTCAGTCCAAGGAGTCCTGTAACAAGCAGGATAACAAGCGTCCGAGCCCTCGTAAGCCCCTGGGTGAGCCCCTCCTACCACTGGATGAAGAGGCCGTGGACATGGACTACGGAGAGAATTCTCTTGATACAAGACCAAAGCCGGAAACCATTGACCTCTCTTTCCAGGCAGAGGCTTCTCCTGGTCTTGGGGTCTTGGTTAATTCTGATGGCACCGGGCCACCGCGGAGAACAAAGCCGGACATGGAGACTCACCGCAAAGTGAAACAGAAACTGAGCTTTGCAGAGTCTGAGCGAGCGCCGAGTGAACTGTCTAACAGCAGCTGGTCGGAGATGTCTGTCTGGGTTATTGGCACCAACTACAGCTTGTTCCCCCTGACGGCCGCCATCGAGCAGCGGCTGATCCTACAATACCTCACACCCCTCGGAGAGTACCAGGAG CTGCTCCCGATATTCATGCAGATGGGATCCCGAGAGCTCATGATGTATTACATTGACCTGAAGCGAACCAATGACGTCCTCCTCACCTTCGAGGCGCTGAAG CACTTGGCTTCTCTTCTCCTTCACAACAAGTTTGCTGCAGAGTTTGTGGCTCATGGCGGCGTGCAGAAACTGCTGGAGATCCCGCGTCCTTCCATGGCAGCTACTGGGGTATCCATGTGTCTGTACTACTTGTCCTATAATCAGGACGCCATGGAGCGG GTCTGTATGCATCCACACAAGGTGCTGGCGGATGTGGTGAGCTACACGCTGTGGCTCATGGAGTGCTCCCACGCGTCCGGCTGCTGCCATGCCACCATGTTTTTCTCCATCTGCTTCTCCTTCCGAGCTGTTCTGGAGCTGTTTGACAACCAAGACGGACTGCGGCGGCTGGTTAACCTT ATCAGCACTTTGGAGATCCTGAACCTTGAAGATCAGGGAGCTCTGCTGAGTGATGATGAGATATTTGCAAGTCGCCAAACAGGGAAACATACGTGCATGGCGCTGCGCAGATACTTTGAAGCTCATCTCGCCATTAAGGTGGAACAAGTCAAACAGTCGCTGCAGCGCACGGAAGGCGGCCTGCCCATCCACCCGCCGCCTCCTTACAAG GCCTGCACATACACCAGGGAGCAGATTGTGGAGATGATGGAGTATCTGATCGCCTTTGGCCCTTCTCAGCTGTACTGGGAGCCTGCAGAGGTTTTCCTTAAACTCTCCTGTGTACAGCTGCTCCTGCAGCTCATCTCAATCGCCTGCAGCTGGAAGACGTATTATGCAAG AAATGACACCGTTCGCTACGCTTTGGACGTCCTCGCCATCCTGACAGTGGTTCCCAAAATTCAGCTGCAGCTGTCTGAGTCTGTGGACGTCTTGGATGAGGCCGGCTCCACAGTCTCCACTGTAG GGATGAGCATCGTCTTGGGTGTGGCTGAGGGAGAGTTTTTTACTCACGATGCCGAGATCCAGAAATCTGCTTTACAGATCATCATAAACTGCGTCTGTGCGCCAGAGACCCGCATCTCCAGCATCTGTAAGTACGTCTCTGGGACCCCGCGGAGGCGCACACCGATGTCTCAGAGCTTTCAGTCACACGGACGTGGAGGGAGCGGGGAGCCAACGTTGGCCAAGATGTGGAACGTGGTTCAGTCTAATAACGGCATCAAAGTGCTTCTGTCCCTGCTGTCGGTGAAGATGCCCATAACAGATGCCGACCAGATCCGAGCCTTGTCCTGCAAAGCGCTGGTGGGTCTCAGTCGTAGCACGTCTGTGCGGCAGATCATCAGCAAGCTTCCCTTATTCAGCAGCGGTCAAATCCAGCAACTCATGAAGGAGCCGATCCTCCAAGACAAGCGCAGCGAGCACGTCCGATTCTGCAAGTTTGCAGCAGAGCTCATTGAACGGGTGTCGGGGAAACCTCTGCTGATGGGCAGTGACGTGTCATTGGCGCGGCTGCAGAAAGCAGATGTGGTGGCGCAGTCTCGTATCTCCTTCCCAGAGAAGGAACTTCTGCTATTAATCCGTAACCATCTTATTTCCAAGGGTCTGCAGGAAACGGCCACCGCTTTGACTCGCGAGGCCGACCTGCCCATGACTGCCGCCTCTCACTCGGCGTCCTTCCTGCCAGCAGCCGCCGCTCAGCCGCCAGCTACCTCTTCACCTGTGGCCCTGCCACGGACACCCCGTATACCTGCCCGCCTGTCTACCAGCTCTATGTGCACTCACCCACCTGCTCGCAGTCAGTTGCCCCCTCAGTTGTCATCTCCTGCCCCTCCCTCTACAGGTTCCCCTATAATTGGCCGTATCTGTTTTGTACGAGAACGCCAGTCACCCTGCAATGGAAAGAAATCGCGTATCCTGAGACAAAAGTCTGACCACGGGGCCTACAGCCAGAGCCCTGCCATCCGAAAGCAGCTAGAGCGGCACGTGCCTTCCCCGCCCACACTGGACAGTATCATGACGGAATACCTAAGGGAGCAGCACGCCCGCTGTAAGAACCCTGTTGCCATTTGCCCTCCCTTTTCGCTTTTCAATCCCCACCAGTGTCCAGAGCCCAAGCAGCGCAGACAGGCACCAACCAATTGCACTTCACGATTGACTCGCCGTGCCGCCTTTCCAAAATATGGGGGAGTGGATGGGGGCTGCTTTGACAGGCACCTTATATTCGGCAG GTTCCGCCCAATCTCTGTTTTCCGAGAAGCCAATGAGGATGAGAGCGGCTTCACCTGTTGTGCGTTCTCGGCTCGGGAGCGTTTCCTGATGTTGGGCACGTGTACGGGGCAGCTCAAGCTGTATAATGTGTTCAGCGGTCAGGAGGAGGCCAGCTACAATTGCCACAACTCTGCCATAACCCACCTGGAGCCGTCGCGG GACGGATCGCTCCTTCTTACGGCCGCCACGTGGAGTCAGCCGCTGTCGGCGTTGTGGGGAATGAAGTCCGTGTTTGACATGAA GCATTCATTCACGGAGGATCATTATGTGGAGTTCAGTAAACTGTCCCAGGACCGCGTCATCGGCACGAAGGAAGACGTCGCTCAT ATTTACGACATCCAGACAGGACAGAAGCTGCTGACATTATACAACCCAGATCTGGCCAATAACTACAAGCGCAACTGCGCCACCTTCAACCCCACCGACGACCTGGTGCTGAATGACGGGGTCCTCTGGGACGTGCGCTCCGCTCAAGCCATCCACAAGTTTGACAAGTTCAACATGAACATTAGTGGGGTCTTCCATCCGAATGGTCTGGAGGTCATTGTCAACACCGAGATT TGGGACCTGCGCACCTTCCACCTGCTCCACACTGTGCCGGACCTGGACCAGTGCCGCGTCGTCTTCAATAACACTGGGACGGTGATGTATGGAG CCATGCTCCAGGCTGACGATGAGGACGACCTCCTGGAGGAGAGGATGAAGAGTCCTTTTGGTTCCTCTTTCCGCACCTTTAATGCCACAGATTACAAGCCCATCG CCACCATTGATGTGAAGCGGAACATCTTTGACCTGTGCACAGACACGAAGGACTGTTACCTGGCGGTCATTGAG AACCAGGGAACGATGGACTCTCTGAACATGGACACAGTGTGCCGGCTTTACGAGGTGGGGAGACAGCGGCTGGCCGAGGATGAAGATGAGGAGGATGATCAG GAAGAGGAAGAacaagaagatgaagaggatgatgatgacgacgacgACTCTGATGACCTCGGGCCCCTGCTGGATGCTGagctggaggaagaggaggaggccgGCGAGCAAGCGGGAGAGGATGGAGAGAACGACTTCTCCCCCTCTGATGATGAAGAACTTGCTAATTTGCTGGAAGATGAAGAAGACGATGGCGAAGATGGAGATGAGGACGGCCATGATGAAGACTCTGACATTGACCCCGAAGTAGAGATGATACTGGGAGACT CTGACAGCTCTGACAACTCGGACCTTGAGGACGACATAATTCTGGCGCTGAATGAGTGA